The nucleotide sequence TGCTTTGGAACGCCTCCACCCGCTTCAACGACGGTTACCAGTTCGGTTTCGGCGCCGAGATCGGCATCAGCACCGACAAGCTCCACGCCCGCGGCCCGATGGGCCTCGAGGAACTCACCTCCTACAAGTACATCGTCCGCGGCACCGGCCAGGTGCGCGGGTGAGGCAGGTGGAACCCGCGCTCCAGCCGTCGCCAAGCCTATGGCTGGCAGGCCGCGCGGGTTTGGATTGGAGGTGGGGTGGAGCGACCCGCTCCGCCGCGGCGCACCGGACCGGTGCGCACTACTCCCTGCACATTACGGTCATGCCATGGGCGGGTAGAATCCCCTTTACTGGTTTTCGGACGGGCGTTCACTGACTGAACCTACCCGGTTTCGTCCGGTCTTACCCCCCATGAAAAAGCTCCTCCTGCCCCTCCTGCTCGCGACCTCGTCGCTGCTTGCGTTCGTCTCCCCCGCCGCGGCCAAGACCCTCACGGTCGGCTTCGCCCAGACCGGCGCCGAGAGCGCCTGGCGCACCGCCAACACCGACTCGATGAAGAACGAGGCCGAAAAGCGCGGCATCATCCTCAAATTCTCCGACGGCCAGGGCAAACAGGAGAACCAGATCCGCGCCGTCCGTTCCTTCATCACCCAGCGCGTCGACGCCATCGTCATCGCCCCGCTCGTCGAGACCGGCTGGGAGCCCGTCCTCCGCGAGGCCAAGCGCGCCAAGATCCCCGTCATCATCACCGACCGCACCGTGCAGGTGAGCGACGAGTCGCTCTTTGTGTGTTTCATCGGTTCCGATTTCTACACCGAGGGCAAGATGGCGGCCGACTGGCTCGCCAAGGCCGTCAACGGCACCGGTAACATCGTCGAGCTGCAGGGCACCCCCGGCTCCGCCCCGGCCAACGAGCGCCGCAAGGCCTTCGCCGACGGCCTCGCCGCCTACCCCGGCCTCAAGATCATCGACTCGCAGAGCGGCGACTTCCGCCGCTCCGGCGGCAAGGAGGTCATGGAGGCCCTGCTCAAGAAGCACGGCAAGGCCATCCAGATCGTCTACGCGCACAACGACGACATGGCCCTCGGCGCCATCCAGGCCATCGAGGAAGCCGGCCTTAAGCCGGGCCAGGACATCCTCATCGTTTCCATCGACGCCATCAAGGAGGCCGTCGCCGCCGTGGCCGCGGGCAAGCTGGCCGTCACCGTCGAGTGCAACCCTCTCTTCGGCCCGAAGGTCTACGACACCGTCGCCAAGGTCCTCGCGGGCGAGACCGTGCCCAAGGTTTCCTACAACAAGGACGAACTCTTCGACAGCACCAACGCCGCCGCCGCCCTCCCCTCGCGCCAGTATTGAAGATGGTGCCCGCCCCCGCGGCGGGCTAGTCCGTAGGGCGGGGTCTCCGAACCCCGCCTTTTTCTTAAAAAGTGACCGCCCCCTCCCCCCTCCTCACCCTCCGCGGCATCGGGAAACGTTTCCCGGGGGTGGTTGCGCTCGACGGGGTGGACTTCACCGTGCGGGCCGGGGAAATCCACGCCCTGCTCGGGGAAAACGGCGCCGGCAAGTCGACGCTCATCAAGGTCCTGACGGGCGTCTACGAAGCCGACGCGGGCGAGATCATCCTCGCCGGCAACCCTCTCCGCGCGAAGGCGCCCGCCGACGCCGAGCGCGCCGGCATCAGCACCGTTTACCAGGAGGTGAACCTCGTCCCCTCGCTCTCGGTCGCCGAGAACATCGCGCTCGGCCGCCAGCCCGGCCGCTTCGGCTTCCTCAACTGGCGGGCCATCCGCCGCCACGCCCGCGCGGCGCTGGCCCGGCTGGAGATCGAGTGCGACGTCGATGCCGAGCTCGGTACCCTCTCCATTGCGCTGCAGCAGATGGTCGCCATCGCCCGCGCGCTCGACCTCAAGGCCCGGCTGCTGATCCTTGACGAGCCCACGGCGTCCCTCGACGAAAAAGAGGTCGCCGACCTCTTCGCCGTCATGCGCCGCCTGCGCGCTGAGGGCCTCGGCATCGTCTTCGTCACTCACTTCCTCGACCAGGTTTACGCCGTCTGCGACCGCATCACGGTCCTGCGCAACGGCACGCTCGTCGGCGAATATCCCATTAGGGAACTGCCCCGTCTCGCCCTCGTCGGCAAGATGCTCGGCCGCGAGATCACCGCGACCCCGGCCGCGGCCACCGCGGCCACCGCCGCCACGGGCACCCCGCTCCTTTCCGCCCGGGGGCTGTCGCGCCGCGGCGCGTTGCATGCGCTCGACCTCGACATCCATCGCGGCGAGGTCGTGGGCCTCGGCGGCCTGCTCGGCTCCGGCCGCACCGAGACCGCCCGGCTGCTTTTCGGCATCGACCCGCGGGACGGCGGTGAAATCAGGATGAAGGACGCCGCCTGCGGGCTCCGCTCACCACGCGACGCCGTGCAGCTCGGCCTCGCCTTCTGCTCCGAGGACCGGAAGTCCGAGGGCATTCTCCCCAACCTCTCCGTCCGCGAGAACCTCATCATCGCCCTGCAGGCCAAGCAGGGCGGCTGGCGCACGATCTCCCGCGCCGAGCAGGAACGGCTCTGCGCGCACTACATCGCGGCCCTGCGCATCAAGACGGCCAACGCCGAGGTGCCGATCCGCACGCTTTCGGGCGGCAACCAGCAAAAGGTGCTGCTCGCCCGCTGGCTGGCCACGCAGCCCGAGTTGATCATCCTGGATGAGCCCACGCGCGGCATCGACATCGGCGCCAAGGCCGAGATCGAGGCGCTCATCGGCAAGCTCCGCGCCGACGGCATCGCCGTCATCTTCATTTCCTCCGAGATCGAGGAGGTCGTCCGCAACAGCACGCGCGCCGTCGTCCTGCGCGAACGCCGGCACTGCGGCGAGATCCCCGGCGCCGAACTGACCGCCGCGCGCCTCATGCAAACCATGGCGGGAGGGCATGTGCCGCATGAGTGAGGCCTCACCAACCGCGAGCGGCTGGTCTTTTGTCGGGCGGGGTAGCCGACGGAGGTTTGGCGCAGATGGCGAAGCAACCCCGCCTTCGGTCGACCGTGATGCCGCGTTCGTGGCGGGGTTCGGCGACCCCGCCCTACAGTTGAGGCACCGGTCATCAGGCCGTCTTTCCGCATGACCGACCGCCTGCGCCATTTCCTGAAGAGCCCCGTGCTCTGGCCCCTCGCAGGCATTTTCCTGCTGCTGGTCGCCAACCTCGTGCTCAAGCCGGGTTTTCTGACCATCACGGTCCTCGACGGCCACCTCTACGGCCTGCCGATCGACGTGCTGAACCGCGGGGCCAAGACCCTCATCCTCGCCCTGGGCATGACGCTCGTCATCGCCACCGGTGGCGTGGACCTGTCGGTCGGGTCGGTCGTGGCCATCACCGGCGCGGTCGCGGCCGTACTCATCGGCCAAGGCACGGATTCGCTGGTCCTCATCCTCGGCGGCGCCATCGCCGCCGGCGGGCTCGCCGGCCTGATCAACGGCCTGCTGGTCGCGCGGCTGGGAGTCCAGCCCATCGTCGCCACGCTCATCCTCATGGTCGCCGGCCGCGGCGTCGCCCAGGTGCTGACCGACGGCCAGGTACTCATTATCAAGCACGAGGCTTTCGGCTTTCTCGGCAACGGCTTCGTCCTCGGCCTGCCCTTCACGATCGTCTGCGCCACCCTGCTCTACCTCGCCGTGCATTTCGCCCTGCGGCGGACCGCGGCCGGGCTGTTCATTGAGGCCGTGGGTGACAACCCCGAGGCCTCGCGCTTCGCCGGCCTGGCCACGGCGCGGATCAAGATCCTCGC is from Lacunisphaera limnophila and encodes:
- a CDS encoding ABC transporter substrate-binding protein → MKKLLLPLLLATSSLLAFVSPAAAKTLTVGFAQTGAESAWRTANTDSMKNEAEKRGIILKFSDGQGKQENQIRAVRSFITQRVDAIVIAPLVETGWEPVLREAKRAKIPVIITDRTVQVSDESLFVCFIGSDFYTEGKMAADWLAKAVNGTGNIVELQGTPGSAPANERRKAFADGLAAYPGLKIIDSQSGDFRRSGGKEVMEALLKKHGKAIQIVYAHNDDMALGAIQAIEEAGLKPGQDILIVSIDAIKEAVAAVAAGKLAVTVECNPLFGPKVYDTVAKVLAGETVPKVSYNKDELFDSTNAAAALPSRQY
- a CDS encoding sugar ABC transporter ATP-binding protein translates to MTAPSPLLTLRGIGKRFPGVVALDGVDFTVRAGEIHALLGENGAGKSTLIKVLTGVYEADAGEIILAGNPLRAKAPADAERAGISTVYQEVNLVPSLSVAENIALGRQPGRFGFLNWRAIRRHARAALARLEIECDVDAELGTLSIALQQMVAIARALDLKARLLILDEPTASLDEKEVADLFAVMRRLRAEGLGIVFVTHFLDQVYAVCDRITVLRNGTLVGEYPIRELPRLALVGKMLGREITATPAAATAATAATGTPLLSARGLSRRGALHALDLDIHRGEVVGLGGLLGSGRTETARLLFGIDPRDGGEIRMKDAACGLRSPRDAVQLGLAFCSEDRKSEGILPNLSVRENLIIALQAKQGGWRTISRAEQERLCAHYIAALRIKTANAEVPIRTLSGGNQQKVLLARWLATQPELIILDEPTRGIDIGAKAEIEALIGKLRADGIAVIFISSEIEEVVRNSTRAVVLRERRHCGEIPGAELTAARLMQTMAGGHVPHE
- a CDS encoding ABC transporter permease, translating into MTDRLRHFLKSPVLWPLAGIFLLLVANLVLKPGFLTITVLDGHLYGLPIDVLNRGAKTLILALGMTLVIATGGVDLSVGSVVAITGAVAAVLIGQGTDSLVLILGGAIAAGGLAGLINGLLVARLGVQPIVATLILMVAGRGVAQVLTDGQVLIIKHEAFGFLGNGFVLGLPFTIVCATLLYLAVHFALRRTAAGLFIEAVGDNPEASRFAGLATARIKILAYVACGLCAGLAGVMEAANIGAADAQRAGENMELDAIFAVVVGGTALTGGRFLLLGSFVGALLLQMLITTMYNLGVPPAVAPVPKALLILTVCLLQSDRTRRWLGGLFKKKAAA